A genomic stretch from Bacillus sp. E(2018) includes:
- a CDS encoding phospho-sugar mutase: protein MSWETTYEKWVGNEELEQPLKAALEEIKENRTALEDCFYKNLEFGTGGMRGEIGPGTNRMNTYTVRKASLGLAHFIEEQGEKAKKRGVAIAYDSRHLSPEFAMEAAKTLASQGIQAYVFESLRPTPELSFAVRYLKAYSGIVITASHNPPEYNGYKVYGPDGGQLPPKEADEVIGKVNAVDDELSIAVRSEEELKSEGLIQVVGEEIDKAYMDQLIKISLNREVIKEMHDLSIVFTPLHGTANIPVREGLQQLGFTNVTVVKEQEQPDANFSTVKSPNPEEHAAFELAIKYGQETDADILMATDPDADRVGIAAKNSKGEYEILTGNQTGALMIEYILSQREEKGSLCSKGIIFKTIVTSELGRVIAESYGLTCEDTLTGFKFIGEKIKEYEKSGKHTFIFGYEESYGSLIGDFVRDKDAVQACLMGAEMAAYYKKQGKTLFDALDDVYKKHGFYKEGLESLTLKGKSGAEQIENLLAGFRAEMPLEVNGQKLVVSEDYKASVQYDVVKDEKSDIHLPKSNVLKYQLEDGSWFCVRPSGTEPKVKFYFGVTADSHKNADEALVNLKQSVMDLVHERMQKVAQ, encoded by the coding sequence ATGTCCTGGGAGACAACATACGAGAAATGGGTAGGGAACGAAGAACTCGAACAACCATTAAAGGCTGCATTAGAGGAAATCAAGGAAAACAGGACAGCGCTTGAAGACTGCTTTTATAAAAATTTAGAATTTGGCACAGGCGGTATGCGTGGAGAAATAGGACCTGGTACAAATCGAATGAACACGTACACGGTTCGAAAAGCTTCTTTAGGCTTGGCTCATTTTATCGAAGAGCAAGGTGAGAAAGCGAAAAAACGCGGTGTTGCGATTGCATACGATTCACGTCATCTATCACCAGAGTTTGCGATGGAAGCGGCGAAAACATTAGCCTCTCAAGGTATTCAAGCTTATGTGTTCGAAAGCTTGAGACCGACACCTGAGTTATCTTTTGCGGTTAGATACTTAAAAGCTTATTCCGGAATTGTTATCACAGCAAGCCATAACCCACCAGAATACAACGGGTACAAAGTATATGGTCCAGATGGCGGCCAGCTTCCGCCAAAAGAAGCTGATGAAGTGATTGGAAAAGTAAATGCCGTTGATGATGAACTTTCTATCGCAGTGAGATCTGAAGAAGAACTCAAAAGCGAAGGATTGATCCAAGTTGTTGGTGAAGAAATCGACAAAGCTTACATGGATCAACTAATAAAGATTAGTTTAAACCGTGAAGTAATCAAAGAGATGCATGACTTAAGCATCGTTTTCACTCCTCTTCACGGAACAGCGAATATTCCGGTTAGAGAAGGACTTCAACAGCTAGGATTTACGAATGTTACGGTTGTAAAAGAACAAGAACAGCCTGATGCTAATTTTTCAACGGTGAAGTCCCCAAATCCGGAAGAACATGCTGCCTTTGAATTGGCAATTAAGTACGGACAAGAAACTGACGCAGATATTTTGATGGCAACTGACCCTGATGCGGACCGAGTAGGAATCGCAGCTAAGAACAGTAAAGGTGAATACGAAATCCTTACAGGTAACCAGACTGGTGCACTCATGATTGAATATATTCTTTCACAACGTGAAGAGAAAGGCAGTTTATGTTCAAAAGGGATCATCTTCAAAACGATCGTAACTTCAGAACTTGGTCGAGTAATCGCAGAGTCTTATGGTCTAACGTGTGAAGATACCCTTACAGGCTTTAAGTTCATCGGCGAAAAGATTAAGGAATACGAAAAAAGCGGGAAACATACGTTCATTTTCGGTTATGAAGAAAGCTACGGTTCTTTGATCGGAGATTTTGTGCGTGACAAAGACGCAGTTCAGGCTTGTTTGATGGGAGCTGAAATGGCTGCTTATTATAAGAAACAAGGAAAAACACTTTTTGATGCTTTAGATGATGTTTACAAAAAGCACGGTTTTTATAAGGAAGGTCTCGAGTCCCTAACATTAAAAGGTAAATCTGGAGCAGAACAGATCGAAAACTTATTAGCAGGCTTTAGAGCTGAAATGCCGCTTGAAGTGAATGGACAAAAATTAGTGGTTTCTGAAGACTACAAGGCGAGCGTCCAATACGATGTAGTGAAAGATGAAAAGAGTGACATCCATCTTCCTAAATCAAATGTGCTTAAATATCAATTAGAAGATGGTTCTTGGTTCTGCGTAAGACCATCAGGAACTGAACCGAAAGTAAAGTTTTATTTTGGTGTTACAGCAGATTCACACAAGAATGCTGATGAAGCATTAGTGAACTTAAAACAATCAGTGATGGATTTGGTTCATGAAAGAATGCAAAAAGTGGCACAATAA
- a CDS encoding metal-sensitive transcriptional regulator yields the protein MEYTQEMKNRLKRIEGQIRGVLRMLEEEQDCKSVITQLSASRTAIDRTIGLIVGTNLEQCLREQMESGEEMNSDIVKEAVQLLVKSR from the coding sequence ATGGAATACACACAAGAAATGAAAAATCGTTTAAAAAGAATTGAGGGGCAAATACGTGGGGTATTGCGTATGCTAGAAGAAGAACAAGATTGTAAATCTGTTATCACTCAATTATCCGCATCACGTACAGCGATTGACCGTACAATTGGATTAATCGTAGGCACCAACCTTGAACAGTGTTTACGTGAACAAATGGAAAGCGGAGAAGAGATGAACTCTGATATTGTGAAAGAAGCTGTACAACTTTTAGTGAAAAGCCGATAA